The following are encoded in a window of Lagenorhynchus albirostris chromosome 3, mLagAlb1.1, whole genome shotgun sequence genomic DNA:
- the MRNIP gene encoding MRN complex-interacting protein isoform X4 — translation MAPPQQVRVLRCSCCRLFQAHQVKKSLKWTCKACGEKQSFLRAYGEGSGADCRHHVQKLNLLQGQISEMSLRSLEESINANEEENARPRQAVPAILQEKLQPSKNRWLKYLERDSKEQLEEGGVCFIRQPSSKREKPDPPFSTGLPRKRKWSQSTVQPPCSPNIQDSRNCEVTLKSLKDRSLHSAWSTGSLSDCSAWDLPWVSEELSPSFIQDHTGLTGKVKEGSSREDWDTRELVVPPGEPPCPAQQVRTVSPKWEQFLPPLGNSSHLDTEPLTPLQRGPRPARAARTERGTPRTQTPREGLCRTLGALQLPQATHTPTPGPKRLCGKTPEQSGGTGPWAEGGALVKGMQEPSSLLRLYDLFKTGEDFDDHL, via the exons ATGGCGCCTCCGCAGCAGGTTCGGGTGTTGCGGTGCTCCTGCTGCCGCCTCTTCCAGGCGCACCAG GTGAAAAAGAGTCTCAAATGGACATGCAAAGCTTGTGGAGAGAAGCAGTCATTTTTGCGG gCTTACGGTGAGGGCTCTGGTGCTGACTGTAGACACCATGTCCAAAAATTAAATCTGCTGCAGGGACAGATTTCAGAGATGTCACTCAG GTCTCTGGAAGAATCCATAAATGCCAATGAGGAGGAAAATGCACGTCCTCGGCAGGCTGTGCCTGCAATCCTGCAG GAAAAACTCCAGCCCTCAAAGAACCGCTGGCTGAAGTATCTGGAAAGGGACTCCAAAGAACAGCTGGAAGAAGGAGGAGTGTGTTTCATCAGACAGCCCTCATCCAAGAGAGAGAAGCCAGACCCTCCCTTCAGTACAGGCCTGCCTAGAAAAAG GAAATGGAGCCAGAGCACAGTCCAGCCTCCATGCAGCCCTAATATCCAGGACTCCAGAAACTGTGAGGTCACCTTGAAGTCCCTGAAG GACCGTTCCCTTCATTCTGCATGGAGTACCGGGTCTTTGTCAGACTGTTCAGCTTGGGACCTGCCCTGGGTTTCTGAGGAACTGTCACCTTCATTTATCCAG GACCACACTGGCCTGACAGGGAAGGTCAAAGAAGGAAGCAGTCGTGAGGACTGGGACACCAGGGAGCTCGTCGTTCCTCCGGGGGAACCACCATGTCCTGCCCAGCAGGTCAGGACCGTGTCTCCTAAGTGGGAACAATTTCTTCCGCCACTTGGAAACAGCTCACATTTGGACACGGAGCCCCTGACCCCCCTGCAAAGAGGCCCCAGGCCAGCTCGAGCAGCACGGACTGAGCGGGGGACCCCCAGGACCCAGACCCCAAGGGAAGGCCTCTGCAGGACCCTTGGTGCACTCCAGCTTCCTCAGGCTACACACACTCCCACGCCTGGGCCCAAGAGGCTCTGTGGAAAGACCCCTGAGCAGTCAGGGGGCACAGGCCCTTGGGCAGAGGGTGGGGCCTTGGTCAAAGGGATGCAGGAGCCTTCTTCACTCCTGCGACTATATGACCTCTTTAAAACCGGAGAGGACTTTGATGACCATCTGTGA
- the MRNIP gene encoding MRN complex-interacting protein isoform X2, translated as MAPPQQVRVLRCSCCRLFQAHQVKKSLKWTCKACGEKQSFLRAYGEGSGADCRHHVQKLNLLQGQISEMSLRSLEESINANEEENARPRQAVPAILQEKLQPSKNRWLKYLERDSKEQLEEGGVCFIRQPSSKREKPDPPFSTGLPRKRKWSQSTVQPPCSPNIQDSRNCEVTLKSLKPTPFSGLHCFPATLLLSLMLTRGQKGSLMPWRQSRLTSRAVLHQDRSLHSAWSTGSLSDCSAWDLPWVSEELSPSFIQDHTGLTGKVKEGSSREDWDTRELVVPPGEPPCPAQQVRTVSPKWEQFLPPLGNSSHLDTEPLTPLQRGPRPARAARTERGTPRTQTPREGLCRTLGALQLPQATHTPTPGPKRLCGKTPEQSGGTGPWAEGGALVKGMQEPSSLLRLYDLFKTGEDFDDHL; from the exons ATGGCGCCTCCGCAGCAGGTTCGGGTGTTGCGGTGCTCCTGCTGCCGCCTCTTCCAGGCGCACCAG GTGAAAAAGAGTCTCAAATGGACATGCAAAGCTTGTGGAGAGAAGCAGTCATTTTTGCGG gCTTACGGTGAGGGCTCTGGTGCTGACTGTAGACACCATGTCCAAAAATTAAATCTGCTGCAGGGACAGATTTCAGAGATGTCACTCAG GTCTCTGGAAGAATCCATAAATGCCAATGAGGAGGAAAATGCACGTCCTCGGCAGGCTGTGCCTGCAATCCTGCAG GAAAAACTCCAGCCCTCAAAGAACCGCTGGCTGAAGTATCTGGAAAGGGACTCCAAAGAACAGCTGGAAGAAGGAGGAGTGTGTTTCATCAGACAGCCCTCATCCAAGAGAGAGAAGCCAGACCCTCCCTTCAGTACAGGCCTGCCTAGAAAAAG GAAATGGAGCCAGAGCACAGTCCAGCCTCCATGCAGCCCTAATATCCAGGACTCCAGAAACTGTGAGGTCACCTTGAAGTCCCTGAAG CCAACTCCTTTCTCTGGCCTGCACTGTTTCCCTGCCACGCTCCTCCTGTCACTGATGTTAACTCGGGGTCAAAAGGGCAGCTTGATGCCTTGGAGGCAATCAAGATTGACCAGTAGGGCTGTTCTGCATCAGGACCGTTCCCTTCATTCTGCATGGAGTACCGGGTCTTTGTCAGACTGTTCAGCTTGGGACCTGCCCTGGGTTTCTGAGGAACTGTCACCTTCATTTATCCAG GACCACACTGGCCTGACAGGGAAGGTCAAAGAAGGAAGCAGTCGTGAGGACTGGGACACCAGGGAGCTCGTCGTTCCTCCGGGGGAACCACCATGTCCTGCCCAGCAGGTCAGGACCGTGTCTCCTAAGTGGGAACAATTTCTTCCGCCACTTGGAAACAGCTCACATTTGGACACGGAGCCCCTGACCCCCCTGCAAAGAGGCCCCAGGCCAGCTCGAGCAGCACGGACTGAGCGGGGGACCCCCAGGACCCAGACCCCAAGGGAAGGCCTCTGCAGGACCCTTGGTGCACTCCAGCTTCCTCAGGCTACACACACTCCCACGCCTGGGCCCAAGAGGCTCTGTGGAAAGACCCCTGAGCAGTCAGGGGGCACAGGCCCTTGGGCAGAGGGTGGGGCCTTGGTCAAAGGGATGCAGGAGCCTTCTTCACTCCTGCGACTATATGACCTCTTTAAAACCGGAGAGGACTTTGATGACCATCTGTGA
- the MRNIP gene encoding MRN complex-interacting protein isoform X1 — MAHGPSRSAACGILPDRGTNLCPLHQQADSQPLHHQGSPQPQYFKCTEEMTRRSLEESINANEEENARPRQAVPAILQEKLQPSKNRWLKYLERDSKEQLEEGGVCFIRQPSSKREKPDPPFSTGLPRKRKWSQSTVQPPCSPNIQDSRNCEVTLKSLKPTPFSGLHCFPATLLLSLMLTRGQKGSLMPWRQSRLTSRAVLHQDRSLHSAWSTGSLSDCSAWDLPWVSEELSPSFIQDHTGLTGKVKEGSSREDWDTRELVVPPGEPPCPAQQVRTVSPKWEQFLPPLGNSSHLDTEPLTPLQRGPRPARAARTERGTPRTQTPREGLCRTLGALQLPQATHTPTPGPKRLCGKTPEQSGGTGPWAEGGALVKGMQEPSSLLRLYDLFKTGEDFDDHL, encoded by the exons atggctcacgggcccagccgctccgcagcatgtgggatcctcccagaccggggcacaaacctgtgtcccctgcatcagcaggcggactctcagccactgcaccaccagggaagcccccagccacAATATTTTAAGTGCACTGAAGAGATGACAAGAAG GTCTCTGGAAGAATCCATAAATGCCAATGAGGAGGAAAATGCACGTCCTCGGCAGGCTGTGCCTGCAATCCTGCAG GAAAAACTCCAGCCCTCAAAGAACCGCTGGCTGAAGTATCTGGAAAGGGACTCCAAAGAACAGCTGGAAGAAGGAGGAGTGTGTTTCATCAGACAGCCCTCATCCAAGAGAGAGAAGCCAGACCCTCCCTTCAGTACAGGCCTGCCTAGAAAAAG GAAATGGAGCCAGAGCACAGTCCAGCCTCCATGCAGCCCTAATATCCAGGACTCCAGAAACTGTGAGGTCACCTTGAAGTCCCTGAAG CCAACTCCTTTCTCTGGCCTGCACTGTTTCCCTGCCACGCTCCTCCTGTCACTGATGTTAACTCGGGGTCAAAAGGGCAGCTTGATGCCTTGGAGGCAATCAAGATTGACCAGTAGGGCTGTTCTGCATCAGGACCGTTCCCTTCATTCTGCATGGAGTACCGGGTCTTTGTCAGACTGTTCAGCTTGGGACCTGCCCTGGGTTTCTGAGGAACTGTCACCTTCATTTATCCAG GACCACACTGGCCTGACAGGGAAGGTCAAAGAAGGAAGCAGTCGTGAGGACTGGGACACCAGGGAGCTCGTCGTTCCTCCGGGGGAACCACCATGTCCTGCCCAGCAGGTCAGGACCGTGTCTCCTAAGTGGGAACAATTTCTTCCGCCACTTGGAAACAGCTCACATTTGGACACGGAGCCCCTGACCCCCCTGCAAAGAGGCCCCAGGCCAGCTCGAGCAGCACGGACTGAGCGGGGGACCCCCAGGACCCAGACCCCAAGGGAAGGCCTCTGCAGGACCCTTGGTGCACTCCAGCTTCCTCAGGCTACACACACTCCCACGCCTGGGCCCAAGAGGCTCTGTGGAAAGACCCCTGAGCAGTCAGGGGGCACAGGCCCTTGGGCAGAGGGTGGGGCCTTGGTCAAAGGGATGCAGGAGCCTTCTTCACTCCTGCGACTATATGACCTCTTTAAAACCGGAGAGGACTTTGATGACCATCTGTGA
- the MRNIP gene encoding MRN complex-interacting protein isoform X3, translated as MTRRSLEESINANEEENARPRQAVPAILQEKLQPSKNRWLKYLERDSKEQLEEGGVCFIRQPSSKREKPDPPFSTGLPRKRKWSQSTVQPPCSPNIQDSRNCEVTLKSLKDRSLHSAWSTGSLSDCSAWDLPWVSEELSPSFIQDHTGLTGKVKEGSSREDWDTRELVVPPGEPPCPAQQVRTVSPKWEQFLPPLGNSSHLDTEPLTPLQRGPRPARAARTERGTPRTQTPREGLCRTLGALQLPQATHTPTPGPKRLCGKTPEQSGGTGPWAEGGALVKGMQEPSSLLRLYDLFKTGEDFDDHL; from the exons ATGACAAGAAG GTCTCTGGAAGAATCCATAAATGCCAATGAGGAGGAAAATGCACGTCCTCGGCAGGCTGTGCCTGCAATCCTGCAG GAAAAACTCCAGCCCTCAAAGAACCGCTGGCTGAAGTATCTGGAAAGGGACTCCAAAGAACAGCTGGAAGAAGGAGGAGTGTGTTTCATCAGACAGCCCTCATCCAAGAGAGAGAAGCCAGACCCTCCCTTCAGTACAGGCCTGCCTAGAAAAAG GAAATGGAGCCAGAGCACAGTCCAGCCTCCATGCAGCCCTAATATCCAGGACTCCAGAAACTGTGAGGTCACCTTGAAGTCCCTGAAG GACCGTTCCCTTCATTCTGCATGGAGTACCGGGTCTTTGTCAGACTGTTCAGCTTGGGACCTGCCCTGGGTTTCTGAGGAACTGTCACCTTCATTTATCCAG GACCACACTGGCCTGACAGGGAAGGTCAAAGAAGGAAGCAGTCGTGAGGACTGGGACACCAGGGAGCTCGTCGTTCCTCCGGGGGAACCACCATGTCCTGCCCAGCAGGTCAGGACCGTGTCTCCTAAGTGGGAACAATTTCTTCCGCCACTTGGAAACAGCTCACATTTGGACACGGAGCCCCTGACCCCCCTGCAAAGAGGCCCCAGGCCAGCTCGAGCAGCACGGACTGAGCGGGGGACCCCCAGGACCCAGACCCCAAGGGAAGGCCTCTGCAGGACCCTTGGTGCACTCCAGCTTCCTCAGGCTACACACACTCCCACGCCTGGGCCCAAGAGGCTCTGTGGAAAGACCCCTGAGCAGTCAGGGGGCACAGGCCCTTGGGCAGAGGGTGGGGCCTTGGTCAAAGGGATGCAGGAGCCTTCTTCACTCCTGCGACTATATGACCTCTTTAAAACCGGAGAGGACTTTGATGACCATCTGTGA
- the SQSTM1 gene encoding sequestosome-1, translated as MASLTVKAYLLGKEDAAREIRRFSFCFSAEPEAEAESTAGPRPCERLLSRVAALFPVLRPGGFQAHYRDEDGDLVAFSSDEELKMAMSYVKDDIFRIYIKEKKECRRDHRPPCAQEVPRNMVHPNVICDGCNGPVVGTRYKCSVCPDYDLCSVCEGKGMHREHSKLAFPSPFGRPSEGFSHSRWLRKLKHGHFGWPGWEMGPPGNWSPRPPRAGDAHPGPAAESASGPSEDPSVNFLKNVGESVAAALSPLGIEVDIDVEHGGKRSRLTPTSPGSSTPEEKCSSQTSSCCSNPSKPDGDVEGMAQSLVEQVNKIALESGGQPEEQMESDNCSGGDDDWTHLSSKEVDPSTGELQSLQMPESEGPSSLDPSQEGPTGLKEAALYPHLPPEADPRLIESLSQMLSMGFSDEGGWLTRLLQTKDYDIGAALDTIQYSKHPPPL; from the exons ATGGCGTCGCTCACCGTGAAGGCCTACCTTCTGGGCAAGGAGGACGCAGCCCGCGAGATCCGCCGCTTCAGCTTCTGTTTTAGCGCGGAGCCCGAAGCGGAAGCTGAGTCCACAGCTGGCCCGCGGCCCTGCGAGCGGCTGCTGAGCCGGGTGGCCGCCCTGTTCCCCGTACTACGGCCCGGCGGCTTCCAGGCTCACTACCGCG ATGAGGACGGGGACTTGGTTGCCTTTTCCAGTGACGAGGAACTGAAGATGGCGATGTCATATGTGAAGGATGACATCTTCCGTATTTACATTAAAG AGAAGAAGGAGTGCCGGCGGGACCACCGACCCCCGTGTGCTCAGGAGGTGCCCCGAAACATGGTGCACCCCAACGTTATCTGTGATGGTTGCAACGGGCCAGTGGTGGGGACCCGCTACAAGTGCAGCGTCTGTCCTGACTACGATCTATGCTCTGTCTGCGAGGGGAAGGGCATGCACAGGGAGCACAGCAAGCTTGCCTTCCCCAGCCCCTTCGGGCGCCCTTCTGAG GGCTTCTCTCACAGCCGCTGGCTGCGGAAGCTGAAACACGGGCACTTTGGGTGGCCTGGCTGGGAGATGGGCCCACCGGGGAACTGGAGCCCACGTCCTCCTCGAGCGGGGGATGCCCACCCTGGCCCTGCTGCAGAATCAG cttCTGGTCCATCGGAGGATCCCAGTGTGAATTTCCTCAAGAATGTAGGGGAGAGTGTGGCAGCTGCCCTCAGCCCTCTGG GCATTGAAGTCGATATTGATGTGGAACATGGAGGAAAGAGAAGCCGCCTGACACCCACCTCCCCAGGCAGCTCCACCCCAGAGGAGAAGTGTAGCTCTCAGACAAGCAGCTGCTGTTCCAACCCCAGCAAGCCAGACGGGGACGTGGAAGGCATGGCACAGTCTCTGGTGGAGCAAGTGAACAAGATCGCCCTGGAGTCAGGGGGTCAGCCTGAG GAACAGATGGAGTCTGATAACTGTTCAGGAGGAGATGATGACTGGACTCATTTGTCTTCAAAAGAGGTGGACCCGTCTACAGGTGAACTCCAGTCTTTACAGATGCCTGAATCTGAAGGGCCAAGCTCTCTGGACCCTTCCCAGGAAGGACCCACAGGGCTGAAGGAAGCTGCACTGTACCCACATCTGCCACCAG AAGCTGACCCCCGGCTGATTGAGTCCCTCTCCCAGATGCTATCCATGGGGTTCTCTGATGAAGGCGGCTGGCTCACCAGGCTCCTACAGACCAAGGATTATGACATCGGGGCTGCCCTAGACACCATCCAGTATTCAAAACACCCACCGCCGTTGTGA